A section of the Bradyrhizobium oligotrophicum S58 genome encodes:
- a CDS encoding SRPBCC family protein, whose translation MTKAASETRTVVVEREFAHPPEKLWRALTQPHLIAEWLMKNDFAPKVDHRFKLEADWGVVDCQVVTIEPNKTLSYSWAALGLDSVVTWTLTPTATGTHLRMEQTGFTADQTRAYQGARYGWPKFFDGLEQTLAGLD comes from the coding sequence ATGACGAAAGCCGCGTCCGAAACCCGCACCGTGGTCGTGGAGCGCGAGTTCGCGCATCCGCCGGAAAAGCTCTGGCGCGCGCTGACGCAGCCGCATCTGATCGCGGAGTGGCTGATGAAGAACGACTTCGCGCCGAAGGTTGATCACCGCTTCAAGCTCGAAGCCGATTGGGGCGTGGTCGACTGCCAGGTCGTGACCATCGAACCGAACAAAACCCTGTCCTACAGCTGGGCCGCGCTCGGGCTCGACAGCGTCGTGACCTGGACGCTGACGCCGACGGCAACTGGTACGCATCTGCGCATGGAGCAGACCGGCTTCACCGCCGATCAGACCCGCGCCTATCAGGGTGCGCGCTACGGCTGGCCGAAGTTCTTCGATGGCCTGGAGCAGACTTTGGCAGGGCTCGACTAA
- a CDS encoding ArsR/SmtB family transcription factor, with translation MARSPDLLFRTLADPTRRAIFEGLCRQGEQTVGALTAKAGVSQPAVSKHLGVLKQAGLVRERHEGRQTHYRAQPKALVPLLDWTSRMAAFWESRFDDLDNLLNRMDQ, from the coding sequence ATGGCGCGCTCGCCCGACCTCCTGTTCAGAACACTTGCCGATCCGACGCGGCGGGCCATCTTCGAGGGCCTGTGCCGCCAGGGCGAGCAGACGGTCGGCGCGCTGACGGCCAAGGCCGGCGTGTCGCAACCGGCCGTATCCAAGCATCTCGGCGTGCTCAAGCAGGCCGGCCTCGTGCGCGAGCGCCACGAAGGCCGCCAGACGCATTATCGCGCGCAGCCGAAGGCGCTCGTCCCCCTGCTCGACTGGACCAGCCGCATGGCCGCGTTCTGGGAGAGCCGGTTCGACGATCTCGACAATCTGCTCAACAGGATGGATCAATGA
- a CDS encoding sulfite exporter TauE/SafE family protein: protein MPGPDSFLLLSAAVFSGAFVSGLAGFAFSAVAGAILLHMLQPLEAVPLMMACSVGVQATNLWALRNSIRWKDTIVLTLGGLLGVPLALWLLHNADARLFQRVFGLTIATYAAYMLFKPGLGRLHEMSRSRTAIVGFGGGLIGGLTAMPGALPTIWCEMHGLPKTEQRGLVQPFIAVMQMSSLTMMLARNELSTKVLVDLAWSIPALLAGTALGILAFRRLNDALFRRIILSILLLSGLLLVV, encoded by the coding sequence ATGCCCGGGCCTGACTCGTTTTTGCTCCTCAGCGCCGCCGTTTTCTCTGGCGCCTTCGTCTCCGGATTGGCCGGGTTCGCCTTTTCGGCCGTCGCCGGCGCGATTCTCCTGCACATGCTGCAGCCGTTGGAGGCAGTCCCTTTGATGATGGCGTGCAGCGTCGGCGTGCAGGCGACGAATCTGTGGGCGCTTCGCAACAGCATCCGATGGAAGGACACCATCGTCCTGACCCTGGGCGGCCTTCTCGGCGTGCCCTTGGCGCTCTGGCTGCTTCACAATGCGGACGCGCGCCTGTTCCAGCGGGTGTTCGGACTGACGATCGCGACCTATGCCGCCTACATGCTGTTCAAGCCCGGACTGGGCCGTCTTCACGAGATGAGCAGAAGCCGGACCGCCATCGTCGGGTTCGGCGGCGGTCTGATCGGTGGACTCACCGCGATGCCCGGCGCGCTGCCGACCATCTGGTGCGAAATGCATGGCTTGCCGAAAACCGAGCAGCGCGGCCTGGTGCAGCCGTTCATCGCCGTCATGCAGATGTCGTCGCTGACGATGATGCTGGCGCGAAACGAGCTCTCGACCAAGGTGCTCGTCGATCTGGCCTGGAGCATTCCGGCTCTGCTCGCCGGCACGGCGCTCGGCATCCTCGCCTTTCGCAGGCTCAACGATGCGTTGTTCAGGCGGATCATCCTGAGCATCCTGCTGCTCTCGGGTCTGCTGCTCGTCGTCTGA
- a CDS encoding jacalin-like lectin yields the protein MTLRLLTGAIALGCATLLGGPLHAADGTFNTLTYNVAETPTAYNGGSDAHSRVISCYLRQFGIVNVQEDFLWHAALYDTCDDHPYRTPTSGTAGIGDGLNTLSTYSFDDLDRVTWTKRADSDALTPKGFSLVRTRLAEGVYLDFYNLHAQSGTSSTDLADSESDVAQILTYIEANSAGNAVMVMGDTNTRYTRAGQNMWEFLHHGFSDAWIETVRGGSVPPIGDALVCGDSQTARPDCEIVDKVLWRNNGFLNLQASGYVDRQDALDSSGAQLSDHHPVEVDWSFSTTASRRLSDQFGGPHGTSYNDVSALPANPVASKLTIRTGSRVDQVELTLSNGYVYSHGGTGGTAQSLTLGSGEYLASVNLCSDQYQGHTRIFRITFGTSTGRTLSGGTTTSSCTSYTAPGGWQIAGFHGRSGDGIDKLGVVYAPVSTAAAPSRQPVRIVNRTSALCMDVNGGAMADGTAVIQWYCTGAANQTWSYDEASGMIRSMQDPHYCLDNNGTYGDGAQLIIWTCTGNNNQRFRYDAAAGTIAVRSYPVEVMSQNGTSVGNQLLTATATAAGSQLWTLAP from the coding sequence ATGACACTTCGCTTGCTGACGGGCGCCATCGCGCTCGGATGCGCCACTCTGCTCGGCGGCCCGCTGCATGCGGCGGACGGAACGTTCAACACGCTGACCTACAACGTCGCTGAAACGCCGACGGCCTATAATGGCGGCAGCGACGCGCATTCGCGCGTCATCAGCTGCTATCTGCGCCAATTCGGCATCGTCAACGTGCAGGAAGATTTTCTCTGGCACGCCGCGCTCTACGACACCTGCGACGACCATCCCTATCGCACGCCGACGTCGGGCACGGCCGGCATCGGCGACGGCCTGAACACGCTCAGCACGTATTCGTTCGACGATCTCGATCGCGTGACCTGGACCAAGCGCGCTGACTCGGATGCGCTGACTCCGAAGGGATTCTCGCTGGTCCGCACCCGACTGGCGGAAGGCGTCTATCTCGACTTCTACAACCTGCACGCACAGTCCGGCACCTCGTCCACCGACCTCGCCGATAGCGAGTCCGACGTGGCGCAGATCTTGACCTACATCGAGGCGAATTCCGCCGGCAACGCGGTGATGGTGATGGGCGACACCAATACGCGCTACACCAGGGCCGGCCAGAACATGTGGGAATTCCTGCACCACGGCTTCAGCGACGCCTGGATCGAGACGGTGCGCGGCGGCAGCGTGCCGCCGATCGGTGATGCGCTGGTGTGCGGCGATTCGCAGACGGCACGGCCGGATTGCGAGATCGTCGACAAGGTGCTGTGGCGCAACAACGGCTTCCTGAACCTGCAGGCGTCAGGCTATGTCGACCGCCAGGACGCGCTCGATTCGAGCGGCGCACAACTCTCCGATCATCATCCAGTCGAGGTCGACTGGAGCTTCTCCACGACTGCGAGCCGCAGGCTGAGCGATCAGTTCGGCGGGCCGCACGGCACGAGCTACAACGACGTCTCCGCGCTGCCGGCCAACCCGGTGGCGAGCAAGCTGACGATCCGGACCGGAAGCCGGGTCGACCAGGTCGAGCTGACGCTCTCCAACGGCTATGTCTACAGCCATGGCGGCACCGGCGGCACGGCGCAGAGCCTGACGCTCGGCAGCGGCGAATATCTCGCCTCGGTCAATCTGTGCAGCGACCAGTATCAGGGCCACACCCGCATCTTCCGGATCACGTTCGGCACCAGCACGGGCCGCACTTTGTCGGGCGGCACGACGACCTCGAGCTGCACCAGCTACACCGCTCCGGGCGGTTGGCAGATTGCAGGCTTCCATGGCCGGTCCGGCGACGGCATCGACAAGCTCGGCGTCGTCTATGCGCCGGTCTCCACCGCCGCCGCGCCGTCGCGGCAGCCGGTCCGCATCGTCAACCGCACGTCCGCGCTGTGCATGGACGTCAATGGCGGCGCGATGGCCGACGGCACCGCCGTGATCCAGTGGTACTGCACCGGCGCCGCCAACCAGACCTGGAGCTACGACGAGGCGAGCGGCATGATCCGCAGCATGCAGGACCCGCACTACTGCCTGGACAACAACGGCACCTATGGCGACGGCGCGCAGCTGATCATCTGGACCTGCACCGGCAACAACAACCAGCGGTTCCGCTACGACGCCGCCGCGGGCACGATCGCGGTGCGCAGCTATCCCGTCGAGGTGATGAGCCAGAACGGCACCTCCGTCGGCAACCAGCTGCTGACCGCCACCGCCACGGCTGCGGGATCGCAGCTGTGGACGCTCGCGCCTTGA